Proteins from one Dermacentor variabilis isolate Ectoservices chromosome 1, ASM5094787v1, whole genome shotgun sequence genomic window:
- the LOC142584379 gene encoding uncharacterized protein LOC142584379, with protein sequence MSDAGPDTESDRNRTLRRKRCHEKNLAAAVAVLLSLNSITGTSAQIDRPNREPSDSSNRIPWPVYQHSTASNAPELHQNRPQEAPKQRPRLTDSLLPPSFIKVINSVSSPDWETTTPAGPRAVVLTTSTTTTTTTTTTPPPPPPPPPSTTASLPTSPAYYQRGQPPEVDPLSPSAWKAVPESPPFPKRSRLQAKRRRKLRPKQETTVKERTLFTTEQATEASTTAHPTRKFGVTRRQLPSLVRGYRSKPTKTTPPTTTSPRRAYVRPALPGRKYTPIIPRRPVLATTTSTTSSSTSSSTTTTTTTSTRRPFVFGERKVPSWYGQTSTSTTSTTTNRPLLSTPLSRLGRRPPSLRYKTDDLSPGFGPRSRLSLRPLPSVIRDNVPQTVEKDELELSQSVQTPNGRRRLVNDVPVRVHLPKGQVPDIPSPQIANNETESVKYEGRHGGSDEGGEVVRFVAIPHFVEGNVPSRRADFKESPRVPFRRIFRNPFVVPVRRRFPYAGPVAVFPPSLSSAEDSSSQDEEVVRIPVQRPESGSYPAMQPPPALPLRVVRPAYPGAVGHQASAPAPPANNAVHESAYALPRPPMGLGSANLPSRVSRPKPEEPRCDRFSEDICLDDFEYPT encoded by the exons ATGTCGGACGCTGGACCGGACACGGAATCGGACCGGAATCGGACC TTGCGACGAAAAAGATGCCACGAGAAGAACCTGGCGGCCGCGGTAGCGGTGTTGCTCAGCCTGAATTCCATCACCGGAACATCCGCACAGATAGACAGGCCAAACAGAGAGCCGAGTGACAGCTCAAATCGTATTCCTTGGCCTGTGTACCAGCACAGCACCGCATCCAACGCTCCCGAGCTCCATCAGAACAGGCCACAGGAGGCTCCTAAACAGAGACCTCGCCTCACTGATTCCCTATTACCACCGTCATTCATTAAAGTAATCAATTCTGTCAGCTCTCCCGACTGGGAAACAACAACGCCTGCAGGACCTCGAGCCGTTGTTTTGACAACTTCCACGACGACGACCACTACAACAACCACGACTCCGccaccgcctcctcctcctcctccatcaaCTACGGCATCACTGCCTACGAGCCCCGCCTACTACCAACGCGGCCAACCACCGGAGGTCGACCCGTTAAGCCCCAGCGCCTGGAAGGCTGTACCAGAGAGCCCTCCCTTCCCCAAGAGGTCCAGGCTGCAGGCAAAAAGGAGACGAAAGCTGAGGCCCAAGCAGGAAACTACGGTAAAAGAGCGCACGCTGTTCACTACCGAGCAGGCAACCGAGGCCTCCACTACCGCGCATCCTACGAGAAAGTTTGGCGTGACTCGTCGCCAGCTTCCATCACTCGTTCGTGGCTATAGAAGCAAACCGACCAAGACCACGCCGCCTACGACGACGTCACCGAGAAGGGCCTACGTGAGGCCCGCGTTGCCCGGGAGGAAGTACACTCCAATCATTCCACGTCGACCTGTGCTGGCGACGACGACCAGCACCACGTCTTCCTCTACAAGTAGCTCGACGACAACGACTACAACAACGTCGACTAGGCGGCCTTTCGTCTTCGGCGAGCGCAAGGTTCCGTCCTGGTACGGCCAGACGAGCACAAGCACCACCTCGACGACAACAAACCGCCCGCTGCTGTCCACTCCCCTTTCCAGACTGGGTCGGAGACCACCGAGCTTACGCTACAAGACCGATGACTTGTCACCAGGGTTCGGGCCTCGATCGAGGTTGTCCCTGCGTCCACTTCCATCTGTGATTAGGGACAACGTGCCTCAGACAGTCGAGAAGGACGAGTTGGAACTATCTCAGTCGGTTCAAACGCCAAATGGTCGAAGGCGCCTGGTAAACGATGTGCCCGTAAGGGTACATTTACCTAAGGGTCAAGTACCCGATATACCATCACCGCAAATAGCCAACAACGAAACAGAGTCTGTAAAGTACGAAGGCAGGCACGGTGGCTCTGATGAAGGCGGTGAAGTAGTACGCTTTGTGGCCATACCACATTTCGTTGAAGGAAACGTCCCATCGAGGAGGGCCGATTTCAAGGAGAGTCCGAGAGTTCCTTTCAGGAGGATCTTCAGAAACCCTTTTGTGGTTCCTGTAAGAA GGAGGTTCCCTTACGCCGGACCCGTAGCCGTCTTCCCGCCGTCCCTGTCCTCCGCTGAAGACAGCAGTAGCCAGGACGAAGAGGTTGTCCGTATTCCGGTGCAAAGGCCAGAG AGTGGCAGCTACCCAGCGATGCAACCGCCCCCTGCCCTGCCGCTTCGTGTGGTGCGGCCGGCGTATCCGGGAGCTGTGGGGCACCAGGCTAGCGCGCCGGCGCCACCGGCAAACAACGCTGTCCACGAGTCAGCGTACGCGCTACCGCGGCCACCCATGGGCCTGGGCAGCGCCAACCTGCCCAGCCGCGTGAGCCGTCCCAAGCCGGAGGAGCCGCGCTGCGACCGCTTCTCCGAAGACATCTGCCTCGACGACTTCGAGTACCCGACGTAA